From one Methanosarcinales archaeon genomic stretch:
- a CDS encoding V-type ATP synthase subunit C, whose product MAFFSRRGGKKYAYITARVRAMKSKLMPVEVYPKMMNMDTPEITRLIGESEYKQDVDELAQKFDGIDLLEHALNENLARTYRKLLRVSQDEPNFLIAEYLRHWDIWNIKTILRGKYYGAPADEILEAVVAAGQLGYRQLTTIANMDMIQDIKASLANTPYYPVIDDYEGGELSTLENNLDKLYYSRLLTSIGKSKGEKLSLKYIKTEIDLKNLKTLFRTKQADLSKDEIQELLIPGGTELKNQDLNRLASLAWPDFLKALEDYTYWSALSEVVMVDMPSLMDVEAVLDKYALEYATKVSHYYPLSILPIYDYMLWKNVEVNNIRIIVRGKEAAIPDEIIKKHLVM is encoded by the coding sequence ATGGCTTTTTTCAGCAGGAGAGGCGGCAAGAAATACGCATATATTACTGCCAGGGTCAGGGCAATGAAGAGCAAGCTGATGCCTGTGGAAGTGTATCCAAAGATGATGAACATGGACACACCTGAAATAACCCGATTGATAGGTGAGTCTGAATATAAACAGGATGTGGATGAACTTGCCCAGAAATTCGATGGCATCGATCTTCTGGAGCATGCGTTGAACGAGAACCTGGCCAGGACATACAGGAAATTGCTGCGTGTCTCCCAGGACGAACCCAATTTTCTGATCGCAGAATATCTGCGTCACTGGGACATCTGGAACATAAAGACGATCCTGAGAGGTAAATATTATGGTGCTCCTGCTGACGAGATACTTGAAGCGGTAGTGGCGGCCGGGCAGTTGGGTTACCGGCAGCTTACGACCATAGCTAATATGGATATGATTCAGGATATTAAAGCCTCACTTGCCAATACCCCCTATTATCCGGTAATCGATGATTATGAGGGCGGCGAACTCTCGACATTGGAAAATAATCTTGATAAACTCTATTATTCCAGGTTGCTGACCTCAATTGGCAAATCAAAGGGTGAGAAGCTGAGTCTCAAATACATTAAGACCGAGATCGACCTGAAGAACCTGAAGACGCTGTTCAGGACCAAGCAGGCAGATCTTTCAAAAGATGAGATCCAGGAGCTCTTGATCCCGGGGGGCACGGAACTGAAAAACCAGGACCTTAACCGTCTGGCATCACTGGCATGGCCGGATTTTCTAAAAGCCCTTGAGGATTATACGTATTGGTCTGCCCTTTCAGAAGTGGTGATGGTCGATATGCCTAGCCTGATGGACGTGGAAGCAGTACTGGATAAATACGCACTGGAGTATGCCACAAAAGTATCCCACTACTATCCTCTTTCCATTCTTCCCATATACGATTATATGCTGTGGAAAAATGTGGAAGTGAACAATATACGGATTATTGTAAGGGGTAAGGAAGCAGCTATTCCTGACGAGATAATAAAGAAACATCTGGTGATGTAA
- a CDS encoding V-type ATP synthase subunit F — protein sequence MEIAVVGNSEFTTGFRLAGIRFIYETNGNDKLVPTIQQVLENREVGILVIHNDDLSSLPENMQIALDELVTPTTIAIGGAGESTNLRDKIKQAVGVDLWK from the coding sequence ATGGAAATTGCAGTTGTCGGAAATAGTGAATTTACAACTGGTTTCAGGTTGGCTGGGATCAGGTTCATTTACGAGACAAATGGAAATGATAAACTGGTACCTACCATACAGCAAGTACTGGAAAACAGGGAGGTAGGTATTTTGGTTATTCATAATGATGATCTTAGCAGTTTGCCTGAAAATATGCAAATTGCACTGGATGAACTGGTTACACCCACTACCATAGCAATTGGCGGTGCAGGTGAAAGTACGAATTTACGAGATAAAATAAAACAAGCAGTAGGTGTTGATCTGTGGAAATGA
- a CDS encoding ATP synthase subunit B — protein MTKEYKTITEVAGPLIFLEKTEPVSYGELVNINLPDGSTKRGQVLDTSHDSVVIQVFEGTGGLSRESGVRFTGETIKLPVSKDILGRILSGRGEPLDGGPRIIPEDRLDINGAAINPFSRMPPEDFIQTGISTIDGTNTLVRGQKLPIFSGSGLPHNEIALQIARQAKVPGSEEAFAVVFAAMGITNEEAQYFMQDFERTGALERAVVFLNLANDPAVERLITPRMALTAAEYLAYEHDMHVLVILTDITNYCEALRQMGAAREEVPGRRGYPGYMYTDLASLYERAGVIKGRKGSVTQFSILSMPGDDITHPIPDLSGYITEGQIVISRELHMKGIYPPVNILPSLSRLMNSGIGEGHTREDHKAVSDQLYAAYAEGKDLRGLVAIVGKDALSDRDKKLLEFADMFEDRFVRQGVDEDRDIETTLNIGWELLGELPVTLLTRIDNKFIEKYHPSHRK, from the coding sequence ATGACTAAAGAATATAAGACAATCACAGAGGTTGCAGGCCCCCTCATTTTCCTTGAGAAGACCGAGCCTGTAAGTTACGGTGAACTGGTGAATATCAACCTGCCTGATGGTTCTACCAAAAGAGGACAGGTGCTGGACACATCACACGATTCTGTGGTTATTCAGGTTTTTGAGGGTACGGGAGGTCTTAGCAGGGAAAGTGGTGTTCGTTTCACTGGCGAGACCATCAAACTGCCAGTATCAAAAGACATTCTTGGCAGGATACTGTCAGGCCGAGGTGAACCCCTGGACGGTGGGCCTCGCATTATTCCAGAGGACAGGCTTGATATCAATGGCGCTGCCATTAATCCCTTCTCCCGGATGCCTCCAGAGGATTTCATTCAGACAGGCATCAGTACCATAGACGGGACCAATACCTTAGTAAGAGGCCAGAAACTTCCTATTTTCTCTGGGTCCGGACTGCCCCATAACGAGATCGCATTACAGATCGCCAGACAGGCAAAGGTGCCTGGTAGTGAGGAAGCTTTCGCCGTGGTGTTCGCAGCTATGGGTATTACCAACGAGGAAGCCCAGTACTTTATGCAGGATTTCGAAAGGACAGGCGCCCTTGAGAGGGCAGTTGTGTTCCTGAACCTGGCCAACGATCCGGCTGTTGAGCGACTTATCACACCTCGAATGGCACTTACAGCAGCAGAATACCTGGCCTACGAGCATGATATGCATGTGCTGGTCATTCTTACAGATATCACCAACTATTGCGAAGCCTTGAGGCAGATGGGTGCGGCCAGGGAAGAGGTACCGGGCAGGCGTGGTTATCCAGGTTATATGTATACTGACCTGGCCAGTCTATATGAGCGAGCAGGTGTGATCAAAGGCCGAAAAGGTTCTGTGACCCAGTTCAGTATCCTGAGTATGCCTGGTGACGACATCACCCACCCGATTCCTGATCTCAGCGGTTATATCACTGAGGGCCAGATCGTTATTTCCAGGGAACTGCACATGAAAGGTATCTATCCGCCTGTTAATATTTTGCCGTCCTTGAGCCGTCTTATGAACAGCGGTATTGGTGAAGGCCATACCAGGGAAGACCACAAAGCAGTGTCTGACCAGTTGTATGCTGCCTATGCAGAAGGTAAGGACTTGCGAGGATTAGTAGCCATTGTAGGTAAGGACGCACTGTCGGATAGGGACAAAAAGTTATTAGAATTTGCAGATATGTTCGAGGACAGGTTTGTGCGCCAGGGTGTGGATGAAGATAGGGATATCGAGACCACTCTTAACATTGGCTGGGAATTACTTGGTGAATTACCTGTAACTCTCCTGACCAGGATCGATAACAAGTTTATCGAGAAATATCATCCTTCCCACAGGAAATAA
- a CDS encoding DUF302 domain-containing protein — protein sequence MYDITTVVDIEYSDAIEKVKLELAKEGFGVLTEIDIKATLKKKLDVEIEEYIIMGACNPPLANEALKIEKEIGLLLPCNIIVYRNNGKTIISAIKPREMFSIVEHKEELENIAGQVEEKLKNVISRL from the coding sequence ATGTATGATATTACCACTGTAGTGGATATTGAGTATAGTGATGCCATTGAAAAAGTGAAACTAGAGCTTGCAAAAGAAGGGTTTGGGGTATTAACTGAAATTGATATTAAGGCCACATTGAAAAAGAAATTAGATGTTGAAATTGAAGAGTACATAATTATGGGCGCGTGTAATCCACCCCTGGCAAACGAAGCTCTTAAGATCGAAAAAGAGATTGGGTTGCTATTACCCTGCAATATTATAGTCTACCGAAATAATGGGAAGACCATCATTTCAGCTATTAAACCAAGAGAGATGTTTTCGATAGTAGAACATAAAGAGGAACTAGAGAATATTGCAGGGCAGGTGGAAGAGAAATTAAAGAATGTAATTAGCAGATTATGA
- a CDS encoding V-type ATP synthase subunit E, whose product MGLENIVNEILEQARSEAAVIGTEAEKEGEKLINDAKTEVEKIKKSHQALADAQIERMHKQELSSAHLEIKRATLNAKKDVLNSTIESTKEVISSMSAEKNTNLLKVLLDKYGNEGTRVYSNGRDAKLVQEMTEMTFMGEINCIGGLIIENDDGTVRLDYTFDTILDAAFEQSLKQVSDILFG is encoded by the coding sequence ATGGGACTTGAAAATATTGTTAACGAAATCTTGGAGCAAGCCCGGTCAGAAGCCGCCGTCATTGGTACTGAGGCTGAAAAAGAGGGCGAAAAACTGATCAATGATGCAAAAACCGAAGTTGAGAAGATCAAGAAGTCACATCAGGCTTTGGCTGATGCTCAGATCGAGAGGATGCATAAACAGGAGCTGTCCAGTGCTCATCTCGAGATCAAACGGGCTACCCTGAATGCGAAAAAGGATGTATTGAACAGCACCATTGAGTCTACGAAAGAGGTCATCTCATCAATGTCAGCAGAAAAGAATACAAACTTGCTCAAAGTGCTTCTGGATAAATACGGGAATGAAGGTACGCGGGTCTATTCCAATGGAAGAGATGCAAAACTGGTCCAGGAAATGACTGAAATGACGTTCATGGGCGAGATCAACTGTATCGGTGGTCTTATTATTGAGAATGATGATGGAACAGTACGTTTGGACTATACATTTGACACAATTCTGGACGCTGCTTTCGAGCAATCATTGAAACAGGTTTCTGATATACTCTTTGGGTGA
- a CDS encoding ATP synthase subunit A, translated as MEMKGEIYRISGPVVTVQGINTRMFDVVKVGHEGLMGEVIGIKRDKSIVQVYEETAGIRPGEPVENTGLSLSVELGPGLLKSIYDGIQRPLPILKEKMGDFIERGVTADGLDHEKLWNFKPTVKAGDEVSGGEVLGTVQETENVEHRVMVPPNVSGIIDEIKSGKFTVLDTICILNDGTELQMMQKWPVRKPRPVTRKLTPKIPLITGQRILDGLFPVAKGGTAAIPGPFGSGKTVTQQQLAKWSDTEIVVYIGCGERGNEMADVLTEFPELEDPKTGRPLMERTVLIANTSNMPVAAREASVYTGITIAEYYRDMGYDVSLMADSTSRWAEAMREISSRLEEMPGEEGYPAYLSARLSEFYERAGLVESLAGLSGSITIIGAVSPPGGDFSEPVTQNTLRIVKVFWALDAKLAQRRHFPSINWLNSYSLYSKGLTEWYNENVSPEWVKLRDNAMDLLQQESELQDIVQLVGSDALPPDQQLTLEITRLIREVFLQQNAFHPIDTFCPMTKQYKLLETINEFTNKAQSALDSGVLFQDIIKLESKDEIGKIRFEEDFDGELKKVMDKMDKEFKSLQGESYSSAPIAEEAE; from the coding sequence GTGGAAATGAAAGGTGAAATATATAGAATATCAGGACCGGTAGTTACTGTCCAGGGCATCAATACCCGAATGTTTGATGTTGTCAAAGTCGGACATGAAGGCCTTATGGGAGAAGTTATTGGTATTAAACGGGATAAATCCATTGTACAGGTTTATGAAGAAACAGCAGGTATCAGACCTGGTGAACCAGTAGAAAATACAGGTTTGTCCCTGTCAGTAGAATTAGGTCCTGGACTGCTCAAGAGTATCTATGATGGTATTCAAAGACCACTACCGATCCTGAAAGAAAAGATGGGCGATTTTATTGAACGTGGTGTGACTGCAGATGGTCTGGACCATGAAAAACTCTGGAATTTTAAACCCACTGTCAAGGCCGGAGACGAGGTTTCAGGCGGAGAAGTGTTAGGGACTGTCCAGGAAACCGAAAACGTGGAACACCGTGTCATGGTACCGCCCAATGTATCTGGCATCATAGATGAGATCAAGAGTGGAAAATTCACTGTTTTGGATACTATTTGTATATTGAATGACGGCACCGAGCTCCAGATGATGCAAAAATGGCCTGTTCGAAAACCCAGGCCTGTGACCAGAAAGCTTACACCTAAAATCCCACTTATCACTGGACAGCGTATCCTGGACGGTCTGTTCCCTGTGGCCAAAGGCGGAACAGCAGCTATTCCAGGACCATTCGGCAGCGGTAAGACTGTTACACAACAGCAGCTGGCAAAGTGGAGCGATACCGAGATCGTGGTATATATCGGCTGCGGCGAGAGGGGTAACGAGATGGCTGATGTGCTGACCGAGTTCCCTGAACTGGAAGACCCAAAAACAGGTCGGCCTTTGATGGAGCGTACTGTGCTTATCGCCAATACCAGTAACATGCCTGTAGCTGCCCGGGAAGCCAGTGTCTACACTGGTATTACCATAGCAGAATATTACAGGGACATGGGTTATGATGTATCACTTATGGCTGACAGTACCAGCAGATGGGCTGAAGCCATGCGAGAGATCTCAAGCAGGCTGGAAGAGATGCCTGGTGAAGAAGGTTATCCTGCTTACCTGTCAGCACGTTTAAGCGAATTCTATGAGAGGGCAGGTCTGGTTGAATCCCTGGCAGGACTTAGCGGTTCTATTACAATTATCGGGGCTGTATCTCCTCCTGGCGGCGACTTCTCAGAACCTGTGACCCAGAATACACTGAGGATCGTGAAAGTGTTCTGGGCTTTGGATGCGAAACTTGCCCAGAGACGGCATTTCCCGTCCATCAACTGGCTGAACAGCTACAGTCTATATTCAAAGGGCCTGACTGAATGGTATAATGAGAATGTTTCTCCTGAATGGGTGAAATTGCGAGATAATGCAATGGATCTCCTGCAGCAGGAATCTGAACTTCAGGATATTGTTCAGCTGGTGGGTTCGGATGCATTACCTCCCGATCAGCAGTTAACACTTGAGATCACCAGGCTTATCAGAGAGGTCTTCCTGCAGCAGAATGCATTCCATCCCATTGATACCTTCTGTCCCATGACCAAGCAGTACAAATTGCTGGAAACAATAAATGAGTTCACAAATAAAGCCCAATCAGCATTGGATTCTGGTGTACTTTTCCAGGATATCATAAAACTGGAATCAAAAGATGAAATTGGCAAAATACGATTCGAGGAAGATTTTGATGGTGAACTGAAAAAGGTCATGGATAAAATGGATAAGGAGTTCAAGTCACTTCAGGGTGAATCGTATTCAAGTGCACCAATAGCAGAGGAGGCTGAATAA
- a CDS encoding V-type ATP synthase subunit D, whose protein sequence is MAVQDVKPTRSELIELKRKIKLSESGHKLLKMKRDGLILEFFEILEKAKTVRLELDAKFAIASQKINIAKAVEGIVTVKSTAFSFKDAPALEVQSKNVMGVVVPKIESSSVRKDLNDRGYGIIGTSSRIDEAVDSYESLVEKIIEAAEIETTIKKLLDEIEKTKRRVNALEFKVIPELSEARDFIMLRLDEMEREEIFRLKRIKT, encoded by the coding sequence TTGGCTGTACAGGATGTTAAACCAACACGTTCAGAACTTATCGAACTGAAGAGGAAGATCAAGCTTTCAGAGAGCGGACATAAACTTCTCAAGATGAAGCGTGATGGGCTTATCCTGGAATTCTTCGAGATACTTGAGAAGGCTAAAACAGTGCGATTAGAGCTCGATGCCAAGTTCGCCATCGCTTCACAAAAGATCAATATTGCCAAGGCTGTGGAAGGTATAGTGACAGTCAAGTCTACAGCTTTTTCATTCAAGGATGCACCAGCTCTTGAAGTGCAGAGCAAGAACGTGATGGGCGTTGTAGTTCCTAAAATCGAGTCCAGCAGTGTCAGAAAGGACTTAAACGATAGGGGATATGGTATTATCGGCACCAGCAGCAGGATTGATGAAGCAGTGGACTCGTACGAGTCACTTGTAGAAAAGATCATTGAAGCTGCCGAGATCGAGACCACCATTAAGAAATTGCTGGATGAGATCGAAAAGACAAAACGCCGGGTAAATGCTCTTGAGTTCAAGGTCATACCTGAACTAAGTGAAGCCAGGGATTTTATCATGCTCAGGCTTGATGAGATGGAAAGGGAAGAAATTTTCAGGCTCAAACGGATAAAAACATAA
- a CDS encoding fibrillarin-like rRNA/tRNA 2'-O-methyltransferase: MPEHSTKKLPHNVIFIKDKGKFRLASRNLTPEIRVYGERFINASGIEYRLWSAHRSKLGAMIEKKMTIPVKVDSLILYLGGGTGTTASHISDIVSEGKLFVVEFSPRAMQDLLNVCINRKNMIPVLADANNPVSYKAVAGIVDVIYQDVAQPNQADIAIKNARTFLRPKGYVIMVIKARSVDSSISPKKVFEQEIAKLEAEFEILDKKRLKPFHEDHLAIIAQRK, encoded by the coding sequence GAAGAAACTACCTCATAATGTCATTTTTATTAAAGATAAAGGCAAGTTCAGACTTGCTTCAAGAAATTTAACTCCTGAAATCAGGGTCTATGGTGAAAGGTTCATAAATGCCAGTGGCATTGAATACAGATTATGGTCTGCACATCGCAGTAAACTGGGTGCTATGATCGAGAAGAAAATGACTATTCCTGTAAAGGTAGATTCTTTAATCCTCTACCTGGGCGGTGGGACCGGAACTACTGCCAGCCATATTTCAGACATCGTCAGTGAAGGTAAGTTATTTGTGGTAGAATTCTCACCAAGGGCTATGCAGGACCTTCTCAATGTATGTATCAATCGCAAAAATATGATCCCGGTTCTTGCAGACGCAAACAACCCGGTCTCATATAAAGCCGTGGCTGGAATAGTTGATGTGATCTACCAGGATGTGGCCCAGCCAAACCAGGCTGATATTGCAATAAAAAACGCCCGGACATTTTTAAGACCAAAAGGGTACGTAATAATGGTAATAAAAGCCCGAAGTGTAGACAGTTCGATAAGTCCTAAAAAAGTATTTGAGCAGGAAATCGCTAAATTGGAAGCAGAGTTTGAAATACTGGATAAAAAAAGGCTTAAACCTTTTCATGAGGATCATCTGGCAATTATTGCACAACGAAAATGA